From a single Ignavibacteria bacterium genomic region:
- a CDS encoding purine-binding chemotaxis protein CheW produces the protein MEKAENKDEILQLVSFKIGNEEFGVNILKVQEIIRMIEITQMPNSPEFVDGVINLRGRVIPVISLRKKLGLQRIEHDRNSRTIVVEICGRTVGFIVDSVSEVLRIPVNITEAPPAIAAGINSDYITSIARLEDRLLILLDLEKALLGEEKEQLQELVN, from the coding sequence ATGGAAAAGGCAGAAAACAAGGATGAAATACTTCAGCTCGTCAGCTTTAAGATAGGCAATGAAGAGTTCGGAGTGAACATACTGAAGGTTCAGGAAATTATCAGGATGATAGAAATTACACAGATGCCTAATTCACCCGAATTTGTTGACGGTGTAATTAACCTGAGGGGAAGGGTAATACCTGTTATTAGCTTAAGAAAGAAGCTGGGGCTTCAGAGAATTGAGCACGACAGGAATTCCAGGACAATTGTAGTTGAAATCTGCGGCAGGACCGTGGGCTTTATTGTTGACAGCGTAAGCGAGGTGCTGCGCATTCCGGTAAATATTACTGAGGCGCCGCCTGCAATTGCTGCCGGCATAAATTCAGATTACATCACCTCTATTGCAAGGCTTGAAGACAGGCTTCTGATACTGCTCGACCTTGAAAAGGCGCTGCTGGGTGAAGAAAAAGAGCAGCTGCAGGAACTGGTAAATTAG